A section of the Candidatus Atribacteria bacterium ADurb.Bin276 genome encodes:
- the tyrS gene encoding Tyrosine--tRNA ligase: protein MSFEKRATEDLEILCRGVEDIISREDLQKKLNRYYQTGQPLIVKEGFDPSAPDIHLGHTVTLRKLRQFQALGHQVVFLVGDFTGRIGDPTGKKETRKQLTEEEVLVNAKTYSDQAFKILDPEKTIIEFNSKWLKNLSFVDIIEITAHFTVARMLEREDFHQRISNGKPVGLHEFLYPIMQAYDSVSLRADVELGGTDQRFNLLMGRDLQREFGQEPQVVMMMPLLEGTDGVEKMSKSLGNYIAVNDPPFDMFGKIMSIPDSLIKKYFILLTDIPMNTILQWEKDFTNDLLHPRDWKIILSKEIVSIYHGSDRANQALEDFERAFAKKESPEDAQILTLTNDDLKDEKIWIISLLLKTGVSHSKSELRRLVEQGGVYLDNMRIADPNSDIQIKDDQFLRVGKKHFFRIKKK, encoded by the coding sequence TTGAGTTTTGAAAAAAGAGCAACTGAAGACCTCGAAATTCTCTGTCGAGGGGTTGAAGATATAATTAGTCGCGAAGACCTCCAAAAAAAATTAAATCGCTATTATCAAACTGGACAGCCCTTAATTGTTAAAGAAGGATTTGACCCCAGTGCACCCGATATCCATCTTGGGCATACCGTTACCCTCAGAAAACTAAGACAGTTTCAAGCTCTCGGTCATCAAGTGGTATTTCTGGTAGGTGATTTTACTGGACGCATCGGTGATCCAACCGGTAAAAAAGAAACCCGCAAGCAATTGACCGAAGAAGAAGTCTTAGTCAATGCGAAAACCTATTCAGATCAAGCTTTTAAAATTCTCGATCCCGAGAAAACCATCATTGAGTTTAATAGTAAATGGCTTAAGAATCTTTCCTTTGTTGATATAATTGAAATTACTGCTCATTTTACCGTAGCCCGTATGCTGGAAAGGGAAGATTTTCATCAACGTATATCAAATGGAAAACCAGTCGGATTGCATGAATTTCTTTACCCAATTATGCAGGCTTACGACTCGGTTTCTCTACGTGCCGACGTAGAATTAGGAGGGACTGACCAACGTTTTAACTTACTCATGGGTCGTGATTTACAAAGGGAGTTTGGTCAAGAACCCCAAGTAGTCATGATGATGCCATTGTTAGAGGGTACTGATGGAGTTGAAAAAATGAGCAAAAGTCTCGGCAACTATATCGCAGTTAACGATCCACCCTTTGATATGTTTGGGAAAATTATGTCAATTCCTGATTCTCTAATAAAAAAGTATTTTATACTCCTCACCGATATCCCCATGAATACTATTCTACAATGGGAAAAAGATTTTACCAATGATCTCCTCCATCCTCGAGATTGGAAAATAATCCTGTCTAAAGAAATCGTCTCTATATATCATGGATCAGATCGTGCCAACCAGGCATTAGAAGACTTCGAACGAGCATTTGCCAAAAAGGAAAGTCCCGAAGATGCTCAAATACTTACTCTTACTAATGATGACCTTAAAGATGAAAAAATCTGGATTATTTCTTTACTCCTTAAAACTGGTGTATCTCATTCAAAAAGTGAATTACGAAGATTGGTCGAGCAGGGAGGAGTATATCTTGATAATATGAGGATAGCTGATCCAAATTCTGATATCCAAATTAAAGATGACCAATTTCTTCGGGTAGGGAAAAAGCACTTTTTCAGAATCAAGAAAAAATAA
- the queT gene encoding Queuosine precursor transporter QueT, with amino-acid sequence MKKLPRMALIAALYVAFTILPPFYTFSYGPIQVRVAEAFTVLPFLFPETIYGLTIGCFLANLLGQVGFLDFVFGTLITFLAALVTSKMKKAYLAPLPPVLFNAFGVSLYLSKLFQVPYFYSVFYIMIGECIACYGIGYPILKILLKRGIVRR; translated from the coding sequence ATGAAGAAACTTCCTCGTATGGCATTGATCGCTGCGCTCTATGTCGCTTTTACCATTCTTCCACCTTTTTATACTTTTTCATACGGACCGATACAAGTCAGAGTAGCAGAGGCTTTTACTGTCTTGCCTTTTCTATTTCCTGAAACAATTTATGGTCTTACCATTGGGTGTTTCCTAGCTAATCTTTTGGGGCAGGTTGGCTTCTTGGATTTCGTCTTTGGTACTCTCATTACTTTTTTAGCTGCCCTGGTCACCTCAAAAATGAAAAAAGCTTACTTAGCGCCGCTCCCTCCAGTCTTATTCAATGCTTTTGGTGTTTCATTATATCTCAGTAAACTTTTTCAAGTTCCCTATTTTTATTCAGTTTTTTATATTATGATAGGAGAATGTATTGCCTGTTATGGAATCGGATATCCAATCTTAAAAATCTTGCTTAAACGTGGAATAGTAAGGAGATGA